One Helianthus annuus cultivar XRQ/B chromosome 7, HanXRQr2.0-SUNRISE, whole genome shotgun sequence genomic region harbors:
- the LOC110875692 gene encoding uncharacterized protein LOC110875692 — MNILSLNIRGIIGGAKASWVKEIKKSNNIGAIALQETKLESVSKEGLVGYWDDKNFEFASAASVGLSGGLVWIWDPEIFKVEETIQNRCYLIIRGSLVGSGAFLNLMNVYAPQSVVAKRHLWDNISARIDEFEGKRVVVLDFNVVRSVEERRNSQFKAACAENFNNFIFEKGLQEYPMQGRKFTCIRNNGRKLSKLDRFLVCSEIFNSWPQACVRVLPGRYSDHCPIILEVANLNYGPRPFRVFSSWIGRSGFEEAVREASESFVAFDPPDVSLSAKFALIRGRLKEWRDDFLSKEKESENLALSELENLESEMESMDLSEEEERILAENKKLLEKQVTERIWILEKELERSGP, encoded by the coding sequence ATGAATATTCTCTCATTAAACATAAGGGGAATTATCGGTGGAGCTAAAGCTAGTTGGGTTAAGGAGATTAAAAAGTCTAATAACATTGGGGCTATCGCTTTGCAAGAAACCAAATTGGAGTCGGTATCTAAAGAGGGTCTCGTGGGTTATTGGGATGACAAAAACTTTGAGTTTGCATCTGCTGCTTCAGTCGGTTTGTCAGGGGGGTTGGTTTGGATCTGGGACCCGGAAATATTTAAGGTGGAAGAAACAATTCAGAATAGGTGTTATTTGATTATTAGAGGCTCGTTGGTTGGCAGTGGGGCGTTTTTGAATCTTATGAATGTTTATGCTCCGCAAAGTGTTGTTGCTAAAAGGCACCTTTGGGATAACATTTCGGCCAGGATAGATGAATTCGAGGGTAAACGGGTCGTGGTGTTGGACTTTAATGTTGTTCGGTCTGTGGAGGAGAGGAGAAATTCTCAGTTTAAAGCGGCGTGTGCGGAGAATTTTAACAACTTTATTTTTGAAAAAGGTCTTCAGGAGTATCCTATGCAGGGCCGCAAATTCACATGCATCAGAAACAATGGTAGGAAGTTAAGCAAGTTGGATCGGTTCCTAGTTTGCTCGGAAATTTTCAATTCTTGGCCTCAAGCATGCGTGAGAGTTCTTCCTGGCAGATATTCGGATCATTGCCCCATCATTTTGGAGGTTGCGAACCTTAATTACGGCCCGCGCCCCTTTCGGGTATTTAGCTCGTGGATTGGTCGGTCAGGTTTCGAGGAAGCTGTGAGAGAAGCTTCAGAGAGTTTCGTTGCCTTCGATCCCCCTGACGTTAGCCTCTCTGCCAAATTTGCTCTCATTAGAGGCCGTCTTAAAGAATGGAGGGACGATTTTTTATCCAAAGAGAAGGAAAGTGAGAACTTGGCACTATCGGAGCTGGAAAATTTGGAATCTGAAATGGAGTCCATGGATCTTTCAGAAGAAGAAGAGCGGATTTTGgctgaaaataaaaaattattagAGAAGCAGGTTACAGAAAGAATTTGGATCTTAGAAAAAGAGCTAGAACGAAGTGGGCCTTAG